In Campylobacter sp. VBCF_01 NA2, one DNA window encodes the following:
- the prmC gene encoding peptide chain release factor N(5)-glutamine methyltransferase, whose product MKIFEALKWAHGRTNSRYVSRELLKFSENLSNEEFVMLFNHAMRNEEKFRQSVEIYASGVPLEYITNKCKFFDFEFFVDERVLIPRFETEILVDKAFSVAHLFKTPRICEVGTGSGIISICLKKFFPDAQITATDISESALEVARKNAQNLGVDIEFVHCEYLSGVQGDFDIVVSNPPYIASSYKLDERVLKEPNLALIGGEKGDEKLKKLIFLSENRTKYLLCEMGYDQKQSMQETLSEHGFAFEFYKDLAGFDRGFVARKMK is encoded by the coding sequence ATGAAAATTTTCGAGGCGTTAAAATGGGCGCACGGCAGGACAAATTCTAGGTATGTTTCAAGGGAGCTTTTGAAATTTAGCGAAAATTTAAGCAACGAAGAGTTTGTAATGCTCTTTAACCACGCTATGCGAAATGAGGAAAAATTTCGCCAAAGTGTCGAAATTTACGCTTCTGGCGTGCCACTTGAATACATTACAAACAAGTGCAAATTTTTCGATTTTGAGTTTTTCGTCGATGAGCGGGTGCTGATACCTCGCTTCGAGACTGAAATTTTGGTCGATAAGGCTTTTAGCGTGGCTCATCTTTTCAAAACTCCGCGCATTTGCGAGGTCGGCACTGGAAGCGGGATAATCTCGATTTGCCTTAAAAAATTTTTCCCAGACGCGCAAATTACCGCCACTGATATCAGCGAAAGTGCGCTTGAAGTAGCGCGCAAAAACGCCCAAAATTTGGGTGTGGATATTGAATTTGTGCATTGTGAATACCTAAGCGGGGTGCAGGGGGATTTCGATATCGTAGTATCAAATCCGCCATATATCGCCTCCTCGTATAAGCTCGATGAGAGAGTGCTAAAAGAGCCAAATTTGGCGCTAATCGGTGGCGAGAAGGGCGATGAGAAGCTAAAAAAACTAATCTTTTTAAGCGAAAATCGCACGAAATATCTGCTTTGCGAAATGGGCTATGATCAAAAGCAAAGCATGCAAGAAACACTAAGCGAGCATGGATTTGCCTTTGAATTTTACAAAGATTTAGCCGGGTTTGATCGCGGATTTGTCGCAAGGAAAATGAAGTAA